Sequence from the Fodinibius salicampi genome:
CTAAGGATGTACAATCTCCAAAAGTTGCCTCTATCAAATGGGGTAAAATTTCTTTGGAAAACGGAACTACTTATAAAGATGCAAAATTATTTCCAGGCGGCTCCCGCACGTGGGACTGGAATGAAACCGGCACCCATCACACTCCTGGAATACAACCGGCAGATGTAAAAGAATTACTGGACCATGATGCCGAAGTGGTGATTCTTTCACAGGGATTTAATGAACGATTACAGGTTTGTGATGAAACCCAAGAGTTTCTATCCGAACAAGAAGTTACATACCATATAC
This genomic interval carries:
- a CDS encoding Mth938-like domain-containing protein; this encodes MTKDVQSPKVASIKWGKISLENGTTYKDAKLFPGGSRTWDWNETGTHHTPGIQPADVKELLDHDAEVVILSQGFNERLQVCDETQEFLSEQEVTYHILQTEKAIQKYNELCDGYGVGALIHSTC